In a genomic window of Punica granatum isolate Tunisia-2019 chromosome 6, ASM765513v2, whole genome shotgun sequence:
- the LOC116210919 gene encoding uncharacterized protein LOC116210919 isoform X1 encodes MAAEKEETSAAARRRLTCSACFDALWFCYSPVHQMQMYYRFGELDNCKAKWSALIDCLSLKTKRASEVQVMKKQISCRRFSRSARHKSLIYGSSELRRNLRLIGKSCLVIWMEGNDRGTADAAAAA; translated from the exons ATGGCGGCGGAGAAGGAAGAAACCTCGGCCGCTGCACGGCGGCGACTTACATGCTCCGCCTGCTTCGACGCCCTCTGGTTCTGCTACT CTCCAGTGCATCAGATGCAGATGTATTACAGGTTCGGGGAGCTTGATAATTGCAAAGCTAAATGGAGTGCTCTCATCGACTGTTTGTCTCTTAAGACCAAACGTGCTTCTGAAGTCCAG GTCATGAAAAAACAAATTTCTTGCAGGAGATTCTCGAGAAGCGCGAGACACAAAAGCCTCATATATGGAAGTTCCGAACTCCGGAGGAATCTAAGGCTCATTGGGAAGAGTTGTTTGGTCATTTGGATGGAAGGGAATGACAGAGGTACTGCTGATGCTGCTGCTGCCGCCTAG
- the LOC116210919 gene encoding uncharacterized protein C227.17c isoform X2 translates to MAAEKEETSAAARRRLTCSACFDALWFCYSPVHQMQMYYRFGELDNCKAKWSALIDCLSLKTKRASEVQEILEKRETQKPHIWKFRTPEESKAHWEELFGHLDGRE, encoded by the exons ATGGCGGCGGAGAAGGAAGAAACCTCGGCCGCTGCACGGCGGCGACTTACATGCTCCGCCTGCTTCGACGCCCTCTGGTTCTGCTACT CTCCAGTGCATCAGATGCAGATGTATTACAGGTTCGGGGAGCTTGATAATTGCAAAGCTAAATGGAGTGCTCTCATCGACTGTTTGTCTCTTAAGACCAAACGTGCTTCTGAAGTCCAG GAGATTCTCGAGAAGCGCGAGACACAAAAGCCTCATATATGGAAGTTCCGAACTCCGGAGGAATCTAAGGCTCATTGGGAAGAGTTGTTTGGTCATTTGGATGGAAGGGAATGA